One part of the Eptesicus fuscus isolate TK198812 chromosome 20, DD_ASM_mEF_20220401, whole genome shotgun sequence genome encodes these proteins:
- the CCR7 gene encoding C-C chemokine receptor type 7, whose product MDLGKPMKSVLAVALLVIFQVCLCQDEVTDDYIGENTTVDYTLFESVCDKKEVRDFKAWFLPAMYSVICFVGLLGNALVVLTYIYFKRLKTMTDTYLLNLAVADILFLLTLPFWAYSAAKSWVFGVHVCKLIFGIYKISFFSGMLLLLCISIDRYVAIVQAVSAHRHRARVLLISKLSCVGIWLLATVLSIPEMLYSNVLRSSSEQAARCSLVTEQVEALIAIQVAQMVVGFLIPLVAMSFCYLVIIRTLLQARNFERNKAIKVIIAVVVVFIAFQLPYNGVVLAKTVVNANATTTCELSKQLNIAYDVTYSLASVRCCVNPFLYAFIGVKFRHDLFKLFKDLGCLSQERLRQWSSCRHTRRSSMSVEAETTTTFSP is encoded by the exons ATGGACTTGG GGAAGCCCATGAAGAGCGTGCTGGCCGTGGCGCTCCTTGTCATTTTCCAG GTGTGCCTGTGCCAAGATGAGGTCACGGACGATTACATCGGAGAGAACACGACGGTGGACTACACCCTGTTCGAGTCCGTGTGCGACAAGAAGGAAGTGCGGGACTTtaaggcctggttcctcccagcCATGTACTCCGTCATCTGCTTCGTGGGTCTGCTGGGCAACGCGCTGGTCGTGCTGACCTACATCTATTTCAAGAGGCTCAAGACCATGACCGACACCTACCTGCTCAACCTGGCCGTGGCGGACATCCTCTTCCTCCTGACCCTCCCCTTCTGGGCGTACAGCGCCGCCAAGTCCTGGGTCTTCGGCGTCCACGTCTGCAAGCTCATCTTTGGCATCTACAAGATCAGCTTCTTCAGCGGCATGCTCCTGCTCCTCTGCATCAGCATCGACCGCTACGTGGCCATCGTGCAGGCCGTGTCGGCCCACCGGCACCGGGCCCGCGTCCTCCTCATCAGCAAGCTCTCCTGTGTGGGCATCTGGCTCCTGGCCACGGTGCTCTCCATCCCAGAGATGCTGTACAGCAACGTCCTGAGGAGCAGCAGCGAGCAAGCCGCTCGGTGCTCTCTCGTCACCGAGCAGGTGGAGGCCTTGATCGCCATCCAGGTGGCCCAGATGGTGGTGGGCTTTCTGATCCCCCTGGTGGCCATGAGCTTCTGCTACCTGGTCATCATCCGCACGCTGCTCCAGGCGCGCAACTTCGAACGCAACAAGGCCATCAAGGTGATCATCGCCGTGGTGGTGGTCTTCATCGCGTTCCAGCTGCCCTACAACGGCGTGGTCCTGGCCAAGACCGTGGTCAACGCCAATGCCACCACCACCTGTGAGCTCAGCAAGCAGCTCAACATCGCCTACGATGTCACctacagcctggccagcgtgcGCTGCTGCGTCAACCCGTTCCTGTACGCCTTCATCGGCGTCAAGTTCCGCCACGACCTCTTCAAGCTCTTCAAGGACCTGGGCTGCCTCAGCCAGGAGCGGCTGCGGCAGTGGTCTTCCTGCCGGCACACCCGCCGCTCCTCCATGAGTGTGGAGGCCGAGACCACCACCACCTTCTCCCCGTAG